A single genomic interval of Deltaproteobacteria bacterium harbors:
- a CDS encoding M42 family metallopeptidase, which yields MNKTALALLEALLNAPSPSGSEGPVRRIFCDALQGIADEVRVDVHGNAIATINPEGSPHVMLAGHMDEIGFQICHVDEHGLMRFRAIGGHDLRTISGRRVHIHTADGPMLGVIGQRPVHLLKDRKGDSAPKISDFWIDAGFTGKKAALKAVQIGDPVTYVEGFTILRDRVALARAFDNRVGAFVVAQTLRELKGTKGLKARVTAVGTVQEEIGLRGAVTSTFGLAPDAGIAVDVTFATDNPGGDAKEIGEVKLGGGPVITRGPNVNPPLFELLRSTAIKQRLPVQYRSAPGGTGTDANAMQISRAGVATALIGIPNRYMHSPVELCHLDDIQGAVNLLAATLRRLDGKTSFIPS from the coding sequence ATGAACAAGACCGCACTCGCGCTGCTCGAAGCGCTGCTCAACGCGCCGAGTCCCTCGGGCTCCGAAGGGCCCGTGCGCCGCATCTTCTGCGACGCGCTCCAGGGGATCGCCGACGAGGTGCGCGTGGACGTGCACGGCAACGCCATCGCGACGATCAACCCGGAGGGCTCGCCGCACGTGATGCTCGCCGGGCACATGGACGAGATCGGCTTCCAGATCTGTCACGTGGACGAGCACGGGCTGATGCGCTTTCGCGCCATCGGCGGGCACGACCTGCGCACCATCTCGGGGCGGCGCGTGCACATCCACACGGCCGACGGACCGATGCTCGGGGTGATCGGCCAGCGCCCCGTGCACCTGTTGAAGGACCGCAAGGGCGACAGCGCACCGAAGATCTCCGACTTCTGGATCGACGCCGGTTTCACGGGCAAGAAGGCGGCGCTGAAGGCGGTCCAGATCGGGGACCCGGTGACCTACGTGGAGGGCTTCACGATCCTCCGCGACCGCGTGGCGCTGGCCCGCGCCTTCGACAACCGCGTCGGCGCGTTCGTGGTGGCCCAGACGCTGCGCGAGCTGAAGGGGACAAAGGGGCTCAAGGCCAGGGTCACCGCGGTCGGCACCGTGCAAGAGGAGATCGGGCTGCGCGGGGCCGTGACGAGCACCTTCGGCCTCGCTCCGGACGCCGGCATCGCGGTGGACGTCACCTTCGCCACCGACAACCCGGGGGGGGACGCCAAGGAGATCGGCGAGGTGAAGCTCGGCGGCGGGCCCGTGATCACCCGCGGCCCGAACGTGAACCCTCCGCTCTTCGAGCTGCTCCGGAGCACGGCGATCAAGCAGCGCCTCCCCGTGCAGTACCGCTCGGCCCCGGGAGGCACCGGCACGGACGCGAACGCGATGCAGATCAGCCGGGCGGGGGTCGCCACCGCCCTCATCGGCATCCCGAACCGCTACATGCATTCTCCCGTGGAGCTCTGTCACCTCGACGACATCCAGGGGGCCGTGAATCTCCTCGCCGCCACCCTGCGCCGCCTCGACGGCAAGACCAGCTTCATCCCGTCTTGA
- a CDS encoding PQQ-dependent sugar dehydrogenase codes for MRRLTPTSNPFGVLATVFLLAGHGCTADPRVADGGPPPATHDARLDATPPGSPDAATASDGSRLPDGRGDSVAADRSVRDAAPPVLRYEVAFPQLSFTRPVDLQSPTDGLDRLFVLEQQGRILVFANQAAVASSSVFLDLRAKVNAYDDVQGGNEEGLLGLAFHPQYATNGHFYVNYTAYDAGTGARRTVIARYTASSGDPNRADPASALSILEFPQPYSNHNGGALAFGPDGYLYLAVGDGGSGGDPQNHGQRLDTLLGKILRIDVNAPSGGRNYGIPADNPFIGRAGARGEIWAYGLRNPWRISFDPPTGRLYAGDVGQGQREEIDLITKGGNYGWRIMEGTQCYGAAGCNQTGLIAPLVDYRVAAAQSVTGGYVYRGPSVPSLVGAYVYADFVGGQIWRLDYDGTLPAQSRLLFSSRLQIASFGQDKRGELYFLAFDGRVYRFRQ; via the coding sequence ATGCGGCGTCTCACTCCGACTTCGAACCCGTTCGGTGTTCTCGCGACGGTCTTCCTGCTCGCGGGCCACGGCTGCACCGCTGACCCGCGCGTCGCGGACGGCGGCCCCCCTCCGGCCACGCACGATGCGAGGCTCGACGCGACGCCGCCTGGATCGCCAGACGCCGCGACCGCGAGCGACGGTTCGCGTCTCCCCGACGGACGCGGAGACAGTGTGGCGGCCGACCGGTCGGTGCGCGACGCCGCCCCGCCCGTGCTGCGCTACGAGGTGGCCTTTCCGCAGCTCAGCTTCACGCGCCCCGTGGACCTCCAGTCCCCCACGGACGGGCTGGATCGCCTCTTCGTCCTCGAGCAGCAGGGCCGGATCCTCGTCTTCGCGAACCAGGCGGCGGTGGCGTCTTCGTCGGTCTTCCTGGACCTCCGCGCCAAGGTCAACGCCTACGACGACGTCCAGGGCGGAAACGAGGAAGGCCTCCTCGGGCTGGCGTTCCACCCGCAGTACGCCACGAACGGCCACTTCTACGTCAACTACACGGCCTACGATGCCGGGACCGGCGCCCGCCGCACGGTCATCGCGCGCTACACCGCATCGAGCGGCGACCCGAACCGTGCGGACCCCGCGAGCGCGCTCTCGATCCTGGAGTTCCCGCAGCCGTACAGCAATCACAACGGTGGGGCGCTGGCCTTCGGCCCCGACGGCTACCTGTATCTCGCGGTGGGGGACGGCGGCTCGGGGGGCGACCCGCAGAACCACGGGCAGCGACTCGACACGCTCCTCGGCAAGATCCTGCGCATCGACGTGAACGCGCCCTCCGGGGGACGAAACTACGGCATCCCGGCCGACAATCCGTTCATCGGGCGAGCCGGAGCCCGGGGCGAGATCTGGGCCTACGGCCTGCGCAATCCGTGGCGCATCTCCTTCGACCCGCCGACGGGGCGGCTCTACGCCGGGGACGTGGGCCAGGGCCAGCGCGAGGAGATTGACCTCATCACGAAGGGCGGCAACTACGGTTGGCGCATCATGGAGGGCACGCAGTGCTACGGCGCCGCGGGCTGCAATCAGACGGGACTCATCGCCCCGCTCGTGGACTACCGCGTGGCCGCCGCGCAGTCGGTCACGGGGGGCTACGTCTATCGCGGGCCCAGCGTGCCGAGCCTCGTGGGCGCTTACGTCTACGCAGATTTCGTCGGCGGGCAGATCTGGCGCCTGGACTACGACGGGACGCTCCCGGCGCAGAGCCGCCTGCTCTTCAGCTCCCGGCTGCAGATCGCGAGCTTCGGCCAGGACAAGCGCGGCGAGCTCTACTTCCTCGCCTTCGACGGGCGCGTCTACCGCTTCCGGCAGTAG